A genomic window from Passer domesticus isolate bPasDom1 chromosome Z, bPasDom1.hap1, whole genome shotgun sequence includes:
- the LOC135291275 gene encoding involucrin-like, which produces MIRELESQGVVSKTHSPFNSPIWPVRKSEGGWRLTVDYCALNEVTPPLNTAVPDMLELQYELEPKAVKCQIVSPLYLVTCKKNDFHWGPEQQQAFDQIKQENAHVNIKSEPQAELPEAQSAIMAVERRKKEDMRRIQEEIHLHQHRGNQQKHTIKEDVQAELQESEDRNKERVRRLEEEMKIIREKLNRLPWALQKQVTKVTAISPMAPSAPGEDAKKEQNEQDNHMRPAVVTAQPDHPKRVTKGTAVSPMAPSAPGEEGKEKQREREKQKQPSVLTAQAAPCKRVLVEKEQDEASLSEMPCQAQGELFPAREQEEQLRQQVEEPQQNGQNMKSEPQAELPEAQSAIMVLKRRNKDEIRRIQEEIHLHQHRSDQQNQ; this is translated from the exons ATGATTcgagagctggagagccaaggggtggtcagcaaaacccactcgcccttcaacagccccatctggcctgtgcgtaaatctgaaggaggatggagactgacggtggactactgtgcattgaatgaagtgactccaccactgaacACTGCCGTGCCAGACATGTTAGAGCTGCAGTACGAGCTTGAGCCCAAGGCAGTGAAGTG tcagatcgtgagccctctttacctggtAACCTGCAAGAAGAATGacttccactggggccctgagcagcaacaagcttttgatcagattaagcaggagaacGCTCATgtg AACATCAAGTCAGagccccaagcagagctgcccgaagctcagagtgccatcatggcagtggagaggaggaagaaggaagacatgagaagaattcaagaggagattcatctccatcagcacaggggCAATCAACAAAAACAT ACCATCAAGGAAGATGTGCAGGCggagctgcaggaatctgaGGATAGGAACAAGGAAAGGGTGAGGAGgctggaggaagaaatgaaaatcatcaGAGAGAAACTTAACCGCCTCCCTTGGGCTCTACAAAAGCAA gtgacaaaAGTAACAGCCATCTCTCCcatggctccctctgctcctggagaagacgccaaaaaggagcaaaatgaGCAGGATAACCACATGCGCCCAGCCGTggtcacagcccagcctgatcatcccaagaga gtgacgaaaggaacagccgtctctcccatggctccctctgctcccggagaagaaggcaaagagaagcaaagggagcgagagaagcagaagcagcCCTCTGTTTtgacagcccaggctgctccttgcaagaga gtCCTTGTAGAGAAAGAGCAGGACGAGGCTTCTTTATCAGagatgccatgccaggctcagggagagctgttcccagcccgagagcaggaagagcagctcaggcagcaggtggaagagccacagcagaatggccag AACATGAAGTCAGagccccaagcagagctgcccgaAGCTCAGAGTGCCATCATGGTATTGAAGAGGAGGAACAAAGATGAGATCAGAAGAATTCAAGAGGAGATTCATCTCCACCAGCACAGGAGCGATCAACAAAACCAGTAA